In Carassius auratus strain Wakin chromosome 20, ASM336829v1, whole genome shotgun sequence, the genomic stretch TTGTGTACGGTCCCCTGGCTTTACAGTGTCCACCAAGTCATTGTCCAGGATGATGTCCACAGAGCGGGGCAGCTGTCCGGCAGGGGCTTTCTCCGGCATCTCCTGCACTGTGATGGTCTGGTGGTCCTTATAGATGGACAGACCGAACTCAGTCTCCAGTGGATTGTTCTCCTCGTCCTGAATGGATCAAATATAGAGAGTGAGAACATTACAGAAAGCATTTATGAACCATCTAGACCAGGGATTGTCAAACAGGGGTCCAGAAGGGTGCTACAGTAAAGTTTCTAGTAAAAACTTTCTGTCTGTACAATATCACACTCACCATTTCTCTCACAGACTCTAAATatgtatctataaataaatatgtgactATGCATTTTAGAAATCGGTTCCTTGCAAGGTCATcatcaaaatatttgaaaaccTCAATATCTATGTGCTATTCCAATAATCAAAGTGGTAAGGTGGGACAAAGTACCTTGGTGGGGTAAATGGCACTTGAAGGAAAGGCATCCAGAGAGGTCATATCAGTGTATTTGCGCTCCATGGTCTTCTTAGTTGCTGGACAGTAGTGCACACTGCGTACTACTTTGGGACGCACCAAAGAGCCTGTGAATAGAAAGAGAACATTCTATCAATGCACCATTCATCCAACATATGAACTCTTTAAGTACATAAATAAGATGGGACCTACATTTGGTGACGATGCCCTCCAAACACACCATGCTACCCAACAGCCGAGAGGTGAGGGTTCGAGGGGAGACGTGTTTGCTGCCGAAGCTGCCCTCCAGACCGATGAAGAACTCTTCGTGTTGCTTGGCATAAGTGGCATCTATCGAAGCCACCAGATCTTTGAGAGCACGCTGGAACGCCAGGAGCTCTTCAAAAGCATTATTCAGCAGCCTGAGGACCAGAGATTGCTCAATTCAAAGAAAACATGCTCACAATTTATGTATGTGTACATTGTACTGTAAAGTGTACGTGTTAAATAAGGCTAAACATACTTGGCTGCTCGCTTTTCGTTGCGGCGGCGGAGGTCGTTGAGGTCCACAATGAGCCTGGATTTGTTTTCACTGATCATCTGTCGTACTTTGCTCTGATAAATGCCCTGGTCTTGCTGGTAAAAGGTAAAAACGCAAAGAAAGTTGtcaacaaacaattaaaaagaaaattacactATGCTTCATTCGAATGGGACTTTGTTCCTGTAACTCACACGAACTTCTGTAGTTTAACAgttaataaacatataataaatgCGTTATACTTACATCATCGTCAAGAAAATCCAGATAATCCCTCTGCGCCTCCCTCATTTCCTGATCGTTCACCGTTTCAACAGCCATTGTTTTCCTATCTAGCTTTTAAAAGCGTTGAGAAAAGGTCAGTGCAGAACACCTCGTGTCGGACTCGGCACTGTTGTGTGTCTTTTCGCGCCACCGGGCTTCTCTCGCTGAGGAATCCAAGTGCTGATTGGACGACACACCTGTGACTCATCAACATATTCGGTCTCCTGGGTTGCGGCGTCCAATCAAATTCACAGAACGAAGCTTCGCCAGGCCCACTTGAGTGTTTCCCGCGAAAAGAGTGGTGGTGTGCGCATGCGCTCACAGCAAATACAGCATTTGGGGAGGAGCTGTTGTAGCGAGTAATAATGGTCGTTGCCCCCAGCAAATATGTCGATACACTTTAAAatgaatgccccccccccccccccctcagaaAGTATGTTTCGGTGGAGGCATTAGTTCTGTTTAAggctattttgcatttttaaatacaggCCTAAAGTTGTATAGTCGCCACCATAActagcagaataataataaaacttgttaTTCTACATAACAATTTATCTCCTTTAAATCTACAGTCTTGAGAAAATCTAATGTAAGAGACATATTTTCCATGATCAATGGTTTAATGCCACCTAGCGGCGAATACACGTACTGTAATgcattgtctatttttttttttttttttcaatttgattgctCTTCATTTCAGTCAAGCATGAGTTCTGTTGGACAGTTAATTTTGTGAGAAAACGTATGTTCATATCAAAATACTATTcgattttatattcattaaaggCTACTGTAGTGTTTTTGAAGTTGTATCCTTTTTTCTTATCCTTGATCATTTTTCTTATTCGAACAGTGAACTGAGTGATGATGTATGCGTGTGAACTCAACTGAGTCATTTGAGATATTATTTATAACCCCGCCCAGATTCACGAAGCCGTTGGCACAACAGGTCCCTGGGACGGGCACAGCGCAGTTCTCAAGGGTAAAATGCAAAAAGTCTGAGGACCGGATTTAATCTTTGGGTCGATATGAACCCCCTTAgcctatatctttaaaaaaaaaattactaagaACGAAGAGTGAATTTGATCCGGTTCCGCACAGGTGAGAAGCTGCTAATATATTAGGCATGATAACTAGGCTATTTACTCTCTTTTACTTAAAAATAGGAAGTAaggaatttctttttcttttttctgttcttttctttatttcttttttttaccacgCACACAGATCGttttgaaataatgttttctgGTGTATGAAATATATAAGATAGCCTTTTCTTGCTCTCTCTTAACCTGATCAGGAATGATTAAAAGTGTAAAGTAATTTTCTTCTCTTTGATTTTATGCgtttattatgtataaatctaaacAAGTTTTGCAAACTTGTTAAAATCCCTGTCTGCTTTAACTGCAATAGTGAAGCAAGGTGTGGTAGCAGTAGATCATACTATGATAAACAAAGAATGAAGATGATGTCTGTGTCTCAAAACATAGCGAGCTCACTATCTAGACAGCATTTTCAGTGTTTTAGAATATAGAATGCTGCTTTGGAGCACAATGTGAGTATACAATGATCAATTCAGCCAGGCCAGTTATTAACTTATCAAGTTTAAGAGGTTTACTTCGGCAACAATCAGCTCTTTGTCTGGCAGAGTTCTGAATCATGGCATGCTGATTTGTCAATATAATTTATCCACGTGCTGTTTTCTGCTTCTCGTTGCAGCTCATTTTTTGACACTGATCCAGAGTTTCACCATGTCAAGTGGAGTTTTGGCCCGTCTGAGTACGCTCACTTTGAGTATACAGCAGCTGGGTCAATTACCACACTTGTCGCACTGGTTTCCCCGTCTACCTTTACCTCAAGCCACCGTACTCGCATCTGATGTGCCGAGCCTGTTTCGTGAGCCCTATATCTTGTCGGGCTATCGTCCAGTGCATCAGGAATGGCGGAGCTACTTTTGTAGCCTCTTTCAATGCCACAATGAGTCACTCAATGTATGGACACACCTGCTGGCAATTCCTGCCATTCTACTCCAGTTTTCTTTATGTGCAGGGACATGGGAGCTGAAGCTCAATATGGCGTCTTTGCCTCTGTTTTTGTACGTGTTGTCGTCACTTACCTACCTCAGTTTCAGCGTGGCTGCCCATCTGCTGCAGTCACAGTCTGAACTGTCCCATTACACCCTTTTCTTCATAGACTACGTTGGTGTAGCTATTTACCAGTATGGCTGCTCTCTAGGCCACTATTTTTACTGTTCAGAGCCATCATGGAGGCACAGCCTAGTGGTGTTGTGTTTCTGCCTGGTGCTGCGGTCCTGGCCTGGTTGTCCTGCACCAGCTGCTGCTACGCTAAATTCCGTTACCACCGCCCGTACCCGGTCCGCCGGAAGATCTGCCAGATCATTCCCACCAGCATGGCTTACATGCTCGACATCAGCCCGATTGCACACCGCCTGGTCACTAGATCTTGGGATGAGCCGGTGTTGGTGTTTCATGCCCTACAAGTGGTGTTTTTCATGCTAGCGGCTCTGTTTTTCTCTTGTCCTGTTCCTGAACGCTTCTTTCCAGGGAGATGTGACATTGTCGGCCATGGACATCAGATCTTCCATATCTTCCTGGCTATGTGTACTATGTGCCAGCTAGAAGCAATGTTTAGAGACTTTCTGGTGCATCGGCAGTCTGTTGTAGATGTGCATGGAGAACATTTCATTATGTTGGCTGGAGGATCGTTCTTCTTGTTGGTGCTGTGCAGTGTTCTAACTGCAGCTCTTATGAGAGGAGCTGTGCAAAGGCAACTGAAGAAAAAAGACTGAAAACTATTTTGAAAAGATTTTACCAAGCATTTTTTGCTTAGTTATGTACTGTATTACCAAGAGTTACCTTTATTAATATAAGTtgtcaaattaaaatagttttattttaatgcatttattatgagAATTGCGATGGGaagtcttttctttctttcatttttgttatattaatagTCCTACAAATCAAATGAAACTCATACTAAATGGGGTTTTCCCACAAATTAATTCACTGCTGAGTATAATCTTCCACTTAGCCGACATTCCTCTGAGATCCAGTACTGTATGGCTTTGCAGAACTGGCTTGTTTACAAAAGTTTGAGAATGAATTTTTCGAAggcaaaaacattcaaattaaggAGAAAATATGGATTTGGCCCAAATTAGAATGAGGGAGAGTTGGAGGGGTGAGGGATAAGGGAAACAAAGAGGCTACTTTTATTTTGCACCCAGTGTTGTCAGGCAACAGTGTTGTGGTGGAGGAACAGATCAGCTCTTGTTTGCTTCTTGTTTATCTTATAGAACATTCATATAGAATATAAAtactctgttaaaaaaaaatgccatctGTAAGcctgaacaaaaaaaatcatgcttaaaTATTTCTGTGTTGTTATACTGTATAGAGTCCAACAGTCTAGAACCACTGAAAATCTAGTAGTCCAAATCTGATTTAAACCTagagaaaaataaagtttttttaatttaaaaaaatgtaaagcaacAAAACACTGTAACGTAAAATGTTACActgataaaataaagttttttttaaacggAGTAATTGTGCAATAATTCTTCTGaacaaattaacttttaaaatgtatttacttttcaCCCATGATGTatgatgtactgtatttatttaacaacaaATCAATTCTACCTCAGTTTTAACCCTTTTGTTTAAACAAAAAGGTATCTTACATATtgctttttctttaataaatgtgaccctgttatatttgtagcaatagccaaaaatacattgtatgggtcaaaaaaattgatttttcttttatgtcaaaaatcattaggacataaagtaaagatcatgttccatgaagatattttgtaaatttcctactgtaaatatatcaaaacttaatttttgattagtaagatgcattgttaagaacttaatttggacaaatttaaaggttattttctcaatatttagatttttttgcaccctcagattccagattttcaaatagttgtatctctgccaatattgtccgatcctaataaaccatccatcaatggaaagcttattaattcagctttcagatgatgtataaatcccaATTTAGAAGAattgacacttatgactggttttgtggtccagggtcacaaatatacattaaaatccaTGTAATAAATCTTTGGTGAGTTCTGATTTTAGTTAAGCAAGTTGAATTAGACTTAATATTTGTaagtaaaaagttaaaattatacatttgtccAGTAGGAGGCAGCAGTGTTCCATACATGAACTGAGacaaatttttgttttaattagctGTAGATATCATTCAAAACAGAACTAACTGTTTACTAACTAACCTTTTAATATACAAAAATCGAAATAAGTATAGAgaaattatactttatttttcaaatgaacaAGTATGAGAATGAAGTTAATTGTTTTGAGGGATGCATGGATGAGGCACTGGATTGACAGGAATCCAGGATGAGGAAGTGTGACTTTGTCAAACCCCTGTTGGATCAGTGTGTTCCTGCTCCCAGTCAAGCCAAGATGATGACAGGTGATCTAGCTTCGTGTGACTGAGGTAATTGGATattcccttttattttatttttagcaaactGAGAGAAGGCGGCTGTTTATAGACATTAGTCTATGCAAATTCTCACACATATGATGTACAATATCAGTGTTTggatatttatttgaaagatcTGTATGCTTAAGGTCAATTTTACACTACTTTTGGTATTACTCTTTAATATTTCTACTTTTTTGGCATTACTTTTCATCCACTGTTTCCCCTTGAATTTCTTCAATTAGTAATGCAGTTAACATTGCAGTAACACCTGTCTGTTTTAACATGAAAGAGAGGTGTGACTTGTACAAGTACTCGCCTGTATAGTCATCGTGATCGTGAGAACCGTAATAACTGCTTACATTATATTCGCTTTCATACTTTTTACTCATTGCCCCATCAACAATCTCACTGAGAATAGCAGCTGTTACAGATCACTGGATTGACTTTCCCTCAGTTCTGACATTTCAGTGATTACAGAAACTGTATGAAGAGTGATGGATCCTGTTGAGGAGGGTCTGGACAGCAGGTTTTCAGGTTGTTCTTCCTCCCTTCAGATTAGCATTGTGTCAGCCCTCTTCATCATCATTTATGTCACAGTCTACAGCCTTTGTACAAGCTGTTTCAGGTAAGtctcttattttctctttttcatttcttcttttttcatatattttcatgcatttttaggAATTTGGTTATCACATTTTGTGCTGATTCAAAACACACCCAGGAGAAGGGAGTGATTGTAACAGAATGCTGTTAGTAAATGGGTGGAATGTGCAATGACAGGTCCAGAAGCACAAGTCACTAAGTGCATGTCACGCAGCATGAATAACGTTGAGGTTAAGAAAAGCAGAGACTTGTTTGTCAACTCCAGTACCTTTGTGTTTATGTAAACCACAAAGATGGACTGATAACATGATGTTTGCATGCAGAGACCATGCAAAAAATAACAGGAAAATAAACAGGATCAAAAAGGTGGATTCTACTGTGTGTCCGTAACATTTGAAATagtgacttttcttttctttttttttttgtctccagtATATCTGAAAGTGTTTCGCCCAGGCATTTGCACAGACGAGAGAAAACAGATATTCCATCTGCACCCCAACAAAATGTAAGAGACTGAAATAAGGCAAAACTCATACTCAGAATACAATATATTAATTAGTATTACTCTTGGTTGTTGATCCAATGGCTAATTGTTCACTATTAAAatatactgcaaaaaaattctttaaaaaatgtgtttcacttGAAAACatctaaattacttttaaatataatatattttaactcaAAATTCAGCCCAAAaattttgagtttgtttcttcatcagaacagatttggcaagtttagcattacatcacttgttcactaatggatcctctgcagtgaatgggtgccgtcagagagtccaaacggctgataaatataatccacaagtaactcacacgactccagtccatcaagtgTTTTAACTTGAGACCATTGCTTCTGGTGAAAATAGCAGTCCATTTTCTATAATAATGTTTGCACCAGTGACTGTGAAATGTTTTGGACTGTTTAAGCTTGTAAatttgcttgatctgtgcatatttatctcctgattcagatgatttatttattttttctatggaGAAAGCTATATAATTAATAGAGGATTTGTATTCTAGCCAAAAACAATGGTTTcaagttaaaaatatcttattgatgtatatatttgtgtataacaAACATGGAACTTGTGTATTACTTCCATTATTTGCTGCTTGCTGatcattttgatgttttattagcTGTATAAACTCTCATTTTgatgacacccattcactgcattcaTTGTTGAACATATTGGTGAGCAAGAAATGTTTTTCTAAAGTttctctaaatgttttttttttcctgttattaTTCTTTAATATGACCAAAGAAACCTGACCAGATAAGGTTACAGCAATACAAATTTTACCATGACCAATGACGACAATTTGCTTTAAAAGGACAAACTCACTTTTTCCTGCTATGAGACCGTTTGCAGTACACTATTGAACCATATCTATCCTGTTATGGTCAATTAAAATCATTTAGTGGTAAATTGCAGTGAATCAGCAAGAGAGGATAAGTAATTTCCAGTGAGTTATTGGATTAATCTTCTAAAGGAAATGACTCTGGAATGGAAAGCAGATAGAGAAAgctaataatgttttatttataagtaaaACATAAAAGTCATAGTATGTgatagtgataaaaaaaaactaaaagagacATAATTGTTCTTACAAACTAATGTCCTTATTGCAGAAACTACCTGAGTCCCAGAGTGTTGAATGTATGCCAGATGCCAGGGATCTGACTGATCATATATACTCACTCGTGGAGGCTCAACTGAATGAGGAAAATCCTTATGAGTGCATTAGTGAGCCTCCATTACAGCCTCCATCTGACAAAGCTGAAGGGGAGAATGAGAGCCCTTCCCCAGCAATGACAAAGCCTGATCATAATCACTCTGTCTCAGCCCCCAACAAACCAGTAAACAAGCAGGCAGCGGAGCAGCCTGATGCTTTACCTCAACATCTGACCAACTCCGAACAGACTGCTGTCTATGCTGCAGTGAACTGGAAAACCAAGAGTCAGAAGAACATAGCACCTCTGTTTGATACAGATACTGTGGTTGATATGAGTGATATTGCTAAGGAGGCTGTCCCTCCTATTCCTGACAAACATTTCTAGTATGagagaattttaatttaaatacattatttgtatttattcgcATTTTGCAAGCCTTAAAACAAACTTGCaacacaaacatgtcattaaaaataaatattttgtatttatttgagttttttttttatcatgtgaaCTATAATATGTCTATTCATTGCCATAACTTCATATAAAACTATAAAGCAATCCAACCATGTCTGGGTTATTGTAGGTCAGTGTGAGTCACATGACACAATGCCTCGAGCCAATGCCCAGACTGGATTCAGAGACTGAAACCCAACATGCTTGTGCTGTCCAGACCTAAAATCCCCTTTGGAGGATGAAGTCCGTCGGGGCACGGCCGTCGACAGAAGAAAGCTTATAATCCCCAGACATCATTACATGATTAATGCTTTCTTCTAAATGTCTGTTTGCAAATACACAATGCTGAATATGTAGGAAATAGACCAAATAATGTAGGTGAAAGGTGACATGCCAGTGGACCACTCTGGAAACTGCAAATCtgtcttttcacacacacacacacacacacacacacacacacacacacacacacacacacacacacacacacacatatatatatatatatatatatatatataaatatgaataaaattgaaacaattattattatggaatacttttttatcatgtatattacattggaaataaaaacaatactttgAACTATAACTGTGAAACTGTATTgacttgatttttgttttgtttatgtttctaTTTTTGTAAGAGTTGATGCAACGTACCAGTATTAGAGGAGAAGCagttaaaataaccattttttaattatcttatttTCTTATACACCATAACGTGATAGTACCACACAATCAATTAGTTtatattaataactattaattaacaaGAATaacactagtgtgtgtgtgtgtgtgtgtgtgtgtgtgtgtgtgtgaccctggaccacaaaactacccaacaatacattgtgtgggtcaaaattattgatttttattttattgcaaaaatcattagaatattaagtaaagatcattttccataGGCCTTTAGCCTATAGATATTTTGTAAGTTTACCGTAAATATAGCTATCCAAACGTAtttattgattagtaatatgcattattaaGAACTTTTGGACACCTTAAAAggctattttctcaatatttagatttgtttgtacCCTCAacttccagattttcaaatctttgtatctcagccaaacacAACCCATACTACATAAGCAGAAaggttatttattcagctttcagattatgtatacatctcaattaaaaataaaattaccctTGTGACTGGTTCTGTGGACCAgggtcacacacacgcacacacacacacacaaacaaacaaacacgtaaGCTGCGCGAGCGCGACGCACAGCCCCCCCACTGACTGACGGCAGAGAAGCACGGATGAGCAGCAGACAGCGGCATCTCTCCCTACGAAAACATTCAAGGTAAAATCACTAAACGCCGGTTTTTCAGTGATGGCATGGCCAATATTGAGTGTTTATTTTACTGCATGTTTACAGACTTTTCCCACTTTAATTATATAGCAGGTGTTTATGTCAACTGGTCTGATTTTAATCTCTTTCGAGAAGATACGATGTTTAAAATGATCTGTTTTGGTGTGACAGCCTAATGCATGtggtttaatatgtttttatatatacatttttaagaataatgtgcacaaatgtgatttattgtatTGCAAATGTCTGGTGTTTTGCCTATTGGACTGTGTACATTGACGGGGGTTGAGCAGAAACTCGTGTACGCACACGTTGTTGGGCGAAGGTGTGTCCTTCAGAGAACCgagtcaaccaatcagaatgctgCTTCCGCCTCCAGTGGGAAGGCTGTTTTTTGCTGGATGTATA encodes the following:
- the paqr8 gene encoding LOW QUALITY PROTEIN: membrane progestin receptor beta (The sequence of the model RefSeq protein was modified relative to this genomic sequence to represent the inferred CDS: deleted 2 bases in 1 codon), whose translation is MLICQYNLSTCCFLLLVAAHFLTLIQSFTMSSGVLARLSTLTLSIQQLGQLPHLSHWFPRLPLPQATVLASDVPSLFREPYILSGYRPVHQEWRSYFCSLFQCHNESLNVWTHLLAIPAILLQFSLCAGTWELKLNMASLPLFLYVLSSLTYLSFSVAAHLLQSQSELSHYTLFFIDYVGVAIYQYGCSLGHYFYCSEPSWRHSLGVVFLPGAAVLAWLSCTSCCYAKFRYHRPYPVRRKICQIIPTSMAYMLDISPIAHRLVTRSWDEPVLVFHALQVVFFMLAALFFSCPVPERFFPGRCDIVGHGHQIFHIFLAMCTMCQLEAMFRDFLVHRQSVVDVHGEHFIMLAGGSFFLLVLCSVLTAALMRGAVQRQLKKKD
- the LOC113120845 gene encoding uncharacterized protein LOC113120845, which produces MDPVEEGLDSRFSGCSSSLQISIVSALFIIIYVTVYSLCTSCFSISESVSPRHLHRREKTDIPSAPQQNKLPESQSVECMPDARDLTDHIYSLVEAQLNEENPYECISEPPLQPPSDKAEGENESPSPAMTKPDHNHSVSAPNKPVNKQAAEQPDALPQHLTNSEQTAVYAAVNWKTKSQKNIAPLFDTDTVVDMSDIAKEAVPPIPDKHF